One Brassica napus cultivar Da-Ae chromosome C4, Da-Ae, whole genome shotgun sequence genomic region harbors:
- the LOC111207989 gene encoding uncharacterized protein LOC111207989 — protein MSAPAANDVVSFKDRATADQAKPHNDLLVIKLTIQDIDVARVLVDTGCSVNIIYKSTLERMEIDLCAITERPSLIFGLSGNATMTLISIDLVVKAGSVTKVMEFLVIDRPTSYNAIVGTPWLNSMRAIPSTFHLCLKFPTPRGVETIQGDRRMSQVCFAAELKRKNLAIETSHKKKRKLTLDENAPERDSEVFWQSQRAEALEEKRKLTCEPVISICLDESSPERCVEIGANLREPLKTEFIACLKKSLNVFTWAAKDMPGIDIGITFHELNIDPTYRPVKQKRRKLGPERATTVNEEV, from the coding sequence ATGTCCGCTCCAGCAGCTAACGATGTCGTTTCTTTCAAGGATCGGGCAACAGCCGATCAGGCCAAACCCCACAATGATCTCCTTGTCATCAAGCTGACGATCCAGGACATCGACGTAGCGAGAGTGTTGGTCGACACCGGATGCTCGGTCAATATTATCTACAAAAGCACCCTCGAAAGAATGGAGATCGATCTGTGTGCCATTACGGAAAGACCCAGCCTGATATTCGGACTCTCGGGAAATGCTACTATGACTCTCATCTCGATCGACCTCGTTGTTAAAGCCGGGAGCGTCACCAAAGTCATGGAATTCTTAGTCATCGACCGCCCAACATCGTACAACGCGATCGTCGGTACTCCATGGCTGAATTCCATGCGAGCGATCCCTTCGACATTCCATCTGTGCCTTAAGTTTCCAACCCCTCGTGGAGTCGAAACTATACAAGGAGACCGCAGGATGTCGCAAGTATGTTTCGCCGCCGAGCTAAAAAGAAAGAACTTGGCGATCGAAACTTcccataaaaagaaaagaaagctgaCTCTCGATGAGAACGCCCCAGAACGAGACTCGGAAGTCTTCTGGCAATCTCAAAGGGCTGAAGCCCTAGAAGAGAAGCGCAAATTGACTTGCGAACCGGTAATTTCGATCTGCCTCGACGAATCCTCTCCGGAACGATGTGTTGAGATTGGAGCCAACCTCCGCGAGCCACTAAAGACAGAGTTCATCGCCTGTCTCAAAAAGAGCCTCAACGTGTTCACTTGGGCCGCAAAAGACATGCCAGGGATCGATATCGGCATAACGTTTCATGAGCTTAACATCGATCCGACTTACAGacctgtcaaacaaaaaaggcggaagctaggaccggAGCGTGCCACCACGGTAAATGAGGAAGTCTGA